From a region of the Entelurus aequoreus isolate RoL-2023_Sb linkage group LG27, RoL_Eaeq_v1.1, whole genome shotgun sequence genome:
- the ptbp1b gene encoding polypyrimidine tract-binding protein 1b isoform X1, which translates to MTTPANGNDNDKLKGDLRGLSTPSRVVHIRKLPDDVSEPEVIGLGLPFGDITNLLLLKSKNQAFLEMNSVEAADNMVTYYSSMLPFIRNHPVYVQFSNHKELKTDHSPNQERAQAALRAFSTSIVDLSAVQPSAVLRVVVENLLYPVSLDALCQIFSKFGTVLRIIIFTKNGQFQALLQYPDAANAYNAKVSLDGQNIYNGCCTLKISFSKLSSLNVKFNNEKSRDFTRPDLPSGDNQAIMEHNPMAAAAFAPAGIISASPYSASHHNYPHAFTLQPAGMTVPSMPGTLTSLSLPGTARLAFPPSPAGHCVLLVSNLNAEMVTPHCLFILFGVYGDVMRVKILFNKKDNALVQMADGTQAELAMYHLNGQRLHGKPLRVMPSKHASVALPREGHEDQGLTKDFSSSPLHRFKKPGSKNYANIFPPSATLHLSNIPPSVLEDDLKVLFSSCGAKVNAFKFFQKDHKMALIQMASVDQAIESLIQFHNHDLGDHHHLRVSFSKSAI; encoded by the exons ATGACGACCCCAG CCAATGGCAACGACAACGACAAGTTGAAAGGTGACCTGAGAGGTCTCAGCACGCCGTCCAGAGTCGTCCACATCCGCAAACTTCCCGACGACGTCAGCGAACCTGAAGTCATCGGCCTGGGCCTTCCCTTTGGAGACATCACCAACCTGCTGCTGCTCAAATCCAAGAACCAG GCTTTTTTAGAGATGAACTCAGTGGAAGCAGCTGATAATATGGTGACCTACTACTCGTCAATGCTGCCTTTCATCAGGAACCATCCCGTCTACGTCCAGTTCTCCAACCACAAGGAACTGAAGACGGACCACTCCCCGAACCAGGAG AGGGCTCAGGCGGCTCTTCGAGCCttcagcacatccattgtggacCTGTCCGCAGTGCAACCTAGTGCCGTGCTGCGTGTGGTGGTGGAGAACCTGCTGTATCCTGTCAGTCTTGACGCCCTGTGTCAG ATCTTCTCCAAGTTTGGCACCGTGCTCAGGATTATCATCTTTACCAAGAATGGCCAGTTTCAGGCTCTCCTGCAGTACCCTGACGCAGCCAACGCGTACAACGCTAAAGTG TCCCTGGACGGTCAGAACATCTACAACGGCTGCTGCACTCTGAAGATCAGCTTCTCCAAGCTGAGCAGCCTCAACGTCAAATTCAACAACGAGAAGAGCCGAGACTTCACCCGGCCGGACCTCCCCAGCGGAGACAACCAGGCCATCATGGAGCACAACCCCATGGCGGCCGCCGCGTTCG CTCCAGCAGGTATCATCTCAGCCTCGCCCTACTCGGCGTCGCACCACAACTACCCCCACGCCTTCACTCTCCAGCCTGCCG GGATGACAGTCCCCTCCATGCCTGGAACACTGACGTCCCTGTCCCTCCCGGGGACCGCCAGGCTTGCATTCCCCCCGAGCCCTGCTGGACACTGTGTCCTGCTGGTCAGCAACCTCAACGCCGAG ATGGTCACGCCCCACTGCCTGTTTATCCTCTTTG GTGTATACGGCGACGTGATGAGAGTGAAGATCCTGTTCAACAAGAAGGACAACGCTCTGGTTCAGATGGCCGACGGCACGCAGGCCGAGCTAG CCATGTATCACCTAAACGGCCAGCGGCTGCACGGGAAGCCCCTGCGCGTCATGCCGTCCAAGCACGCCAGCGTTGCGCTGCCGCGTGAAGGCCACGAGGACCAGGGCCTGACCAAAGACTTCAGCTCCTCGCCTCTGCACCGCTTCAAGAAGCCCGGCTCCAAAAACTACGCCAACATCTTCCCGCCCTCCGCCACGCTCCACCTCTCCAATATCCC ACCCTCCGTGCTCGAAGACGACCTCAAGGTGCTTTTCTCCAGCTGCGGGGCCAAGGTCAACGCCTTCAAGTTCTTTCA GAAGGATCACAAGATGGCACTGATCCAGATGGCCTCGGTGGACCAGGCCATCGAGTCCCTCATCCAGTTCCACAACCACGACCTGGGAGACCACCACCACCTGAGAGTGTCCTTCTCCAAGTCGGCCATCTGA
- the ptbp1b gene encoding polypyrimidine tract-binding protein 1b isoform X2: MTTPANGNDNDKLKGDLRGLSTPSRVVHIRKLPDDVSEPEVIGLGLPFGDITNLLLLKSKNQAFLEMNSVEAADNMVTYYSSMLPFIRNHPVYVQFSNHKELKTDHSPNQERAQAALRAFSTSIVDLSAVQPSAVLRVVVENLLYPVSLDALCQIFSKFGTVLRIIIFTKNGQFQALLQYPDAANAYNAKVSLDGQNIYNGCCTLKISFSKLSSLNVKFNNEKSRDFTRPDLPSGDNQAIMEHNPMAAAAFGIISASPYSASHHNYPHAFTLQPAGMTVPSMPGTLTSLSLPGTARLAFPPSPAGHCVLLVSNLNAEMVTPHCLFILFGVYGDVMRVKILFNKKDNALVQMADGTQAELAMYHLNGQRLHGKPLRVMPSKHASVALPREGHEDQGLTKDFSSSPLHRFKKPGSKNYANIFPPSATLHLSNIPPSVLEDDLKVLFSSCGAKVNAFKFFQKDHKMALIQMASVDQAIESLIQFHNHDLGDHHHLRVSFSKSAI; encoded by the exons ATGACGACCCCAG CCAATGGCAACGACAACGACAAGTTGAAAGGTGACCTGAGAGGTCTCAGCACGCCGTCCAGAGTCGTCCACATCCGCAAACTTCCCGACGACGTCAGCGAACCTGAAGTCATCGGCCTGGGCCTTCCCTTTGGAGACATCACCAACCTGCTGCTGCTCAAATCCAAGAACCAG GCTTTTTTAGAGATGAACTCAGTGGAAGCAGCTGATAATATGGTGACCTACTACTCGTCAATGCTGCCTTTCATCAGGAACCATCCCGTCTACGTCCAGTTCTCCAACCACAAGGAACTGAAGACGGACCACTCCCCGAACCAGGAG AGGGCTCAGGCGGCTCTTCGAGCCttcagcacatccattgtggacCTGTCCGCAGTGCAACCTAGTGCCGTGCTGCGTGTGGTGGTGGAGAACCTGCTGTATCCTGTCAGTCTTGACGCCCTGTGTCAG ATCTTCTCCAAGTTTGGCACCGTGCTCAGGATTATCATCTTTACCAAGAATGGCCAGTTTCAGGCTCTCCTGCAGTACCCTGACGCAGCCAACGCGTACAACGCTAAAGTG TCCCTGGACGGTCAGAACATCTACAACGGCTGCTGCACTCTGAAGATCAGCTTCTCCAAGCTGAGCAGCCTCAACGTCAAATTCAACAACGAGAAGAGCCGAGACTTCACCCGGCCGGACCTCCCCAGCGGAGACAACCAGGCCATCATGGAGCACAACCCCATGGCGGCCGCCGCGTTCG GTATCATCTCAGCCTCGCCCTACTCGGCGTCGCACCACAACTACCCCCACGCCTTCACTCTCCAGCCTGCCG GGATGACAGTCCCCTCCATGCCTGGAACACTGACGTCCCTGTCCCTCCCGGGGACCGCCAGGCTTGCATTCCCCCCGAGCCCTGCTGGACACTGTGTCCTGCTGGTCAGCAACCTCAACGCCGAG ATGGTCACGCCCCACTGCCTGTTTATCCTCTTTG GTGTATACGGCGACGTGATGAGAGTGAAGATCCTGTTCAACAAGAAGGACAACGCTCTGGTTCAGATGGCCGACGGCACGCAGGCCGAGCTAG CCATGTATCACCTAAACGGCCAGCGGCTGCACGGGAAGCCCCTGCGCGTCATGCCGTCCAAGCACGCCAGCGTTGCGCTGCCGCGTGAAGGCCACGAGGACCAGGGCCTGACCAAAGACTTCAGCTCCTCGCCTCTGCACCGCTTCAAGAAGCCCGGCTCCAAAAACTACGCCAACATCTTCCCGCCCTCCGCCACGCTCCACCTCTCCAATATCCC ACCCTCCGTGCTCGAAGACGACCTCAAGGTGCTTTTCTCCAGCTGCGGGGCCAAGGTCAACGCCTTCAAGTTCTTTCA GAAGGATCACAAGATGGCACTGATCCAGATGGCCTCGGTGGACCAGGCCATCGAGTCCCTCATCCAGTTCCACAACCACGACCTGGGAGACCACCACCACCTGAGAGTGTCCTTCTCCAAGTCGGCCATCTGA